Proteins encoded in a region of the Candidatus Nitrospira nitrificans genome:
- a CDS encoding PilZ domain-containing protein, with protein MAYTNKFVIRTYHRIPVRCVVYYLGGDFLGKGTAINLCRNGFRVLGDHQVVPGMELVVRLTLPDKDEPVEIQRVVVRWVRGLLFGGKVVTMSPEGEERVGTFLSARLRAYCAST; from the coding sequence ATGGCTTACACCAACAAGTTTGTGATCCGCACCTATCATCGGATTCCCGTTCGCTGTGTCGTGTACTATCTGGGCGGAGATTTCCTCGGAAAAGGAACGGCGATAAACCTGTGTCGTAACGGGTTTCGTGTCTTGGGCGATCATCAAGTAGTCCCTGGAATGGAACTGGTCGTCCGGCTCACCCTTCCCGACAAAGATGAGCCGGTCGAAATCCAGCGCGTCGTTGTTCGATGGGTGCGCGGCCTGTTGTTCGGCGGCAAGGTCGTGACCATGAGTCCGGAGGGAGAAGAGCGAGTCGGAACGTTTCTGAGTGCCCGCCTGCGCGCTTATTGCGCCTCTACGTAA
- the rpmA gene encoding 50S ribosomal protein L27 has product MATNKGGGSSRNGRDSNPQYLGVKAYGGQTVTAGSIIVRQRGTKFFPGFNVDLGRDHTLFATMTGVVKFEGGRGRRKVSVYPVPAKS; this is encoded by the coding sequence ATGGCAACAAATAAAGGCGGCGGATCATCACGTAACGGTCGTGACAGCAATCCTCAATATTTGGGGGTCAAGGCCTATGGTGGTCAGACCGTAACAGCCGGCAGCATCATCGTCCGCCAGCGCGGCACCAAATTTTTCCCCGGATTCAATGTAGACCTTGGAAGAGACCACACTCTCTTCGCTACAATGACCGGTGTGGTCAAGTTTGAAGGTGGGCGCGGCAGACGAAAAGTCAGTGTATATCCTGTTCCGGCCAAATCCTGA
- the rplU gene encoding 50S ribosomal protein L21 produces MYAIVETGGKQYRVETGSTIQVERLPGDVGAEIELGQVRLVHGDAGVLVGQPLLNGAKVTAEIVRQGRTRSITVFKKKRRKNYRRTRGHRQGFTKLLITNIATA; encoded by the coding sequence ATGTACGCGATCGTTGAGACAGGCGGTAAACAGTATCGAGTCGAAACCGGATCGACGATTCAGGTCGAACGGCTGCCAGGAGACGTCGGGGCTGAGATAGAACTCGGCCAGGTCCGTCTCGTCCATGGTGACGCTGGTGTTCTGGTTGGACAGCCACTCCTTAACGGGGCCAAGGTCACGGCTGAAATCGTGCGGCAAGGACGAACCCGATCGATTACCGTTTTCAAGAAGAAGCGCCGCAAGAACTATCGCCGCACCCGCGGACACCGACAAGGATTCACCAAACTGTTGATTACGAATATCGCAACGGCCTAA
- a CDS encoding branched-chain amino acid transaminase — MLEPVDKIWMDGKFVGWGEANVHILTHSLHYGLAAFEGIRCYKGKSGSAIFRLQEHVDRLFDSAHIGMMAMPYDKKQITDAIIETVRVNRLEACYIRPLVYIGYGAMGVHPGDNPIRVGIAAWRWGAYLGDDALANGMRACISSFTRHHVNVSMTRGKISGYYVNSIMAKRQAKADGYDEAILLDPEGYVAEGTGENVFIVRRGVLKTTPLTSVLEGITRNSVIQLAQERNITVVEERFTRDEMYIADEVFVTGTAAELTPVREIDNRRIGAGTPGPMTRALQDTFFSIVRGEDLAHESWLTRI; from the coding sequence ATGTTGGAACCGGTTGATAAAATCTGGATGGACGGGAAGTTTGTCGGGTGGGGGGAGGCCAACGTCCACATTCTCACTCATTCACTGCACTATGGCCTTGCCGCGTTTGAAGGTATTCGGTGCTATAAAGGCAAATCAGGATCCGCAATCTTCCGGCTTCAGGAACATGTCGATCGACTGTTTGATTCGGCCCATATCGGCATGATGGCCATGCCGTATGACAAAAAGCAGATCACCGACGCCATCATCGAAACCGTTCGCGTGAATCGTCTCGAGGCCTGTTACATTCGTCCGCTGGTCTATATCGGGTATGGAGCGATGGGCGTCCATCCAGGGGACAATCCGATTCGGGTGGGCATTGCCGCTTGGCGGTGGGGCGCCTATTTGGGGGATGATGCATTGGCCAATGGGATGCGCGCCTGCATCTCGTCCTTTACGAGGCACCACGTGAATGTGTCCATGACGCGGGGGAAAATATCCGGGTACTATGTGAACTCCATCATGGCCAAGCGGCAGGCGAAGGCCGATGGATATGATGAGGCGATTCTTCTCGATCCGGAAGGGTATGTTGCCGAGGGAACGGGAGAGAATGTATTCATCGTTCGGCGGGGCGTTCTCAAGACAACGCCGTTGACGTCGGTGCTTGAAGGGATTACGCGAAACTCCGTCATCCAATTGGCTCAAGAGCGAAACATCACCGTGGTGGAGGAACGATTCACGCGCGATGAAATGTATATTGCCGACGAAGTTTTTGTGACGGGAACCGCGGCGGAGTTGACCCCGGTTCGAGAAATCGACAACCGGCGCATCGGAGCCGGCACCCCAGGACCGATGACACGCGCCCTCCAAGACACTTTCTTCTCAATCGTGCGCGGTGAAGACCTCGCGCACGAGTCCTGGCTGACTCGTATCTGA
- the secG gene encoding preprotein translocase subunit SecG, whose translation MLYTLIVIVHVFICFLMIGAILLQSGKGAEIGAAFGGSSQTVFGSRGPANFLSKLTVVVAAVFMVTSFSLAILAKQRNFSSTVIDMQPKSEPTAPPAAPPAQPSGDSHPSGETPAAGH comes from the coding sequence ATGCTGTATACGTTGATTGTTATTGTCCATGTCTTTATCTGCTTCCTGATGATCGGGGCGATTCTTCTCCAATCGGGGAAGGGGGCTGAAATCGGCGCCGCGTTCGGAGGATCCAGTCAGACGGTGTTCGGCAGCCGTGGCCCGGCAAATTTTCTGAGCAAGCTGACGGTCGTTGTGGCGGCCGTGTTCATGGTGACATCGTTCAGTCTGGCCATTTTAGCCAAGCAACGAAACTTCTCTTCGACCGTCATCGACATGCAGCCCAAGAGCGAACCCACGGCTCCCCCGGCTGCTCCACCCGCTCAGCCTTCAGGGGATTCGCATCCTTCTGGAGAGACTCCCGCGGCAGGCCACTGA
- the tpiA gene encoding triose-phosphate isomerase has product MRTVLIVGNWKMNKTASEATIFIRDLNARVSAQLPNLELVVAPPFTALESVRTALGASSPIQLGAQDLFWEDQGAYTGEVSAPMLKDLGCRYVIVGHSERRTIFGEQGDRIQKKIRAALNHELRPILCIGETMTERDNGTTDDVLTQQLRDGLSGLAAEALATVTIAYEPVWAIGTGKSATTEQAVEAHRAIRRVLAATASPAIADRARILYGGSVTPHNIESLLASDQIDGALIGGACLQVESFATIATVASVARSIGV; this is encoded by the coding sequence GTGCGCACTGTCCTGATCGTCGGCAATTGGAAAATGAATAAGACCGCGTCTGAAGCGACCATCTTCATTCGCGATCTGAACGCGCGTGTTTCTGCTCAGCTGCCGAACCTTGAGCTCGTCGTGGCTCCCCCGTTTACGGCGCTCGAATCGGTCCGCACGGCGCTGGGCGCTTCGTCTCCGATTCAACTCGGAGCGCAGGATCTGTTCTGGGAAGATCAGGGTGCCTACACGGGAGAAGTCTCCGCGCCGATGCTCAAGGATCTCGGTTGTCGCTACGTCATTGTCGGGCATTCAGAGCGGCGAACCATCTTCGGCGAACAGGGCGATCGGATCCAGAAGAAGATCCGAGCGGCGCTCAACCACGAGTTGCGCCCCATTCTCTGCATCGGCGAGACGATGACGGAACGAGACAACGGCACGACCGACGACGTACTGACGCAACAATTGCGCGACGGCCTGTCCGGCCTTGCCGCGGAGGCGCTGGCCACCGTCACCATCGCGTATGAACCGGTCTGGGCCATTGGGACCGGTAAGTCGGCCACGACCGAGCAAGCCGTCGAGGCCCACCGGGCTATTCGGCGAGTCCTTGCCGCCACAGCCTCTCCCGCGATCGCCGACCGCGCGAGAATTCTCTATGGAGGAAGCGTCACGCCCCACAATATCGAATCGTTACTGGCCTCGGACCAGATCGACGGCGCGCTTATCGGTGGCGCTTGTCTCCAAGTCGAGTCCTTTGCTACAATCGCGACGGTTGCGTCCGTCGCTCGATCAATCGGAGTCTGA